The genomic segment TGCGAGCGCTCAAACGCCGGGGTGGACGATTTCACCACGGGACGGATGATGTATCTCATGGCGTATTGGGGGGAATAGTTTGCATAAAACAGCCTCATCAAGCTGTCCGTGATCACCCGGCTGATGATCTCCTGTCGCATGTATTTGTAGAAAACAGCCTTGCGCTCGTGATTTTTCACCAGGGCCTTAAAAACAGAATCCTCCGCCAATCCCCGCGCCTGGGCTTCCATCACCAGCATTTTATCCAGGGCTTTTTGCCGCACGATGTCGCGAAAAAGTTGTTCACTGGGCTGTACTTTGGGCTTGTATTGGGTGCTGAGAAGGTAATGATCGATCACTTCAGATTCTACAACGGTTCCGCTGTCAAAGGCGGCCAGCGCGGGATTGGTCGACGGTCGGTCACAGTAAAGCAACAAGCCGATGCAGAGCGCAACGGCCGGAAGCATGATGACATAGGATCTGAACAGGCGGTGCGGGTCTTTGCGCATGGATTCCTTCCCTGAAATGCGAGGATGAAAAAAATGGGATTGCCCCGAAGGGCAATCCCATTGGGTGTAAAGCCTATTTCTTATTTCAGCAGCAGCATGCTTTTTACCAGAACAGTGGAACCGGCGTTCAATCTGTAAAAATAGATTCCACTGGACAGCGGCACACCGGCGTCACTCAGGCCGTTCCAGCGGACGCTGTGCTGGCCTGAGGACATTTTAGCGTCCACCAGCGTGCGCACCTTTTGCCCCAGCATGTTGTAGATGCTGACGTTCACGTCAGCCGCATAGGGCACGGTGAATTGGATGGTGGTCTCCGGGTTGAAGGGGTTCGGATAATTCCTTTCCAGGATGAACTCCTTGGGCAGGCTGGTCGTTCTCTTCGCAGCGATCCCGGTGGGAGTATACGTGAGCACTCCGCGTGGCGTCAGATCCACGCCCCAGTCATCCAGCGGCGTCTCGGTGCGCACGGCAATGCCGATCTCGTCGCCGGGCTGCAGCACCTCCAGGCCTTTGTTCTTCCAATATTTTTGAATCGGCGCGATGGGGTGGGCGATTTCGAGAAAATCATATCCCCACGCATGCGCATTCCAATATAGCTGGTCGCTGGTCAATGTCGAGTCATCGCTCGAGAGGATCGGCAACAAGCCCACATGCCTGAGCGCGGTGGCGGAATCCGGACCTGCAAAACCCGATTCATAGATCGTGTAATCCGCTCCGGCATCGGTTTCGCTGACCACTTCTGAAACATCAAAGGCCGAATAGCCCATCTCCTTGATGCCAGAGTTGTTGACGCCGCCCATCTCCGTATGCGGCGGGGTGAAATAACCGACACAGCCCCATTCGACATAGGTATCGGCGCCGATCTTGTCCTGATTGGCAATTCCCTGGCTGGCTAGATAGCCGACCGGAGTGTAGTGCGCTTCGTAATAATGGCTGTTCGCCCCGGTGGTGACGTTGTTATCCAGATCCAGCAGCAGATCATAATAACCGCGGGAGCGGTTGATCGGCACGCCGTTCAATTCACGCTGATCCGCCATGTTGGGCCAAGCCGGCCCGCCATACAGACGCATAAACCAGTACAGCATGCCCTCTTCGTGGTTGATGAACGCCTTCACCTCTTTGATATCAACCCGGTCGCTGACCGCGGCGCCGACCTCTGATGGGAAAAAGCCGTCGACATTGTCGACGGATTCGATCAGCACAGGATGGGCCTGCCAATCGGTATCATCACCGTCGAATTGAATGCTGGAGGGCCGATTGGTCACGGTGGTGACGAGCAGCTCTCCGCGCGGCGTCAGATCCACACCCCAATCATCCATGGGGGTTTCGGTTCGCACCGCAATGCCGATCACATCGCCGTCTTTGAAATAGTCGGTCCCCTTTTTATTTCGCCAATATTCTTTGATCGCGCTGATGGATTGTCCCATTTCCAGGAAATCATTCCCCCAGCCATGGGCGTTGAAATAAACGCGGTCATCCACCAGGGTGGCGTCGTCGCTGCCCATGGAGGGGAGCATACCGTCATGTTTGAACGCCTTGGCCGAATCGGGATCCGTGATCCCTGTTTCAAAAATAGCGTAATCGGCGCCGGCATCGGTCTCGCTCACCACTTCAGAGACATCATAAGCGGAATAAGAGATTTCTTTGATGCCCGAGTTGTTCACGCCGCCCATCTCGGTATGGGGTGGGGTAAAGTAACCGACACAGCCCCATTCGACATAGGAATCGGCGCCGATTTTGCCCTGATCGGCAATGCCCTGGCTGGCCAGATAGCCGACCGGCGTATAGTGGGCTTCATAGTAATGGCTGTTGGCGCCGGTGGTGACATCGTTATCCAGATCCAGCAGCAGATCATAGTAGCCACGAGAACGGTTGATCGGCACTCCGTTCAGTTCGCGCTGATCTGCCACATTGGGCCAGGCCGGGCCGCCCCAGAGTCGCATAAACCAATAGATCGCATTTTCTGAGAGGTTGACGAACGCCTTCACCTCTTTGACGTCCACATTGTCGGTAACCGCTGCGCCCACCTCGGACGGGAAAAATCCGTCGACGTTGTCCACCGATTGCACCAGAACCGGCAGAGCCGCCCAATCCGAATCATCGCCGTCAAAGGTGATGCTGCTGGGCCGCACGGGGATTTCGGGGCAGAGCATCTGGCCGCGTGGCGTCAGGTCGACGCCCCAGTCGTCCATGGGCGTTTCGGTGCGCACCGCAATGCCGATGACATCTCCGGGATTGAGCACATGCCGGCCTTTATTCTTCCAGTAGTGCTGGACCGTCGTCAACTCGATGCCCATTTCGAGAAAATCATATCCCCAGGCGTGGCCCATCCAATAGGATTTGCCGTTCATCAAGCTGGCGTCATCGCTGCCTTCGACCGGCAGCGTACCCGACCAGGCGAACGCTTTGGCCGAATCAGGTTTGGCGATACCGGATTCAAATATCGTATAATCGGCGCCGGCGTCGGTTTCACTGACCACTTCGGAGACATCATAGGCGGAATAGCCGATCTCCTTGATGCCCGAATTGGCAACCCCGCCATTCTCCGTGTGCGGAGGAGTAAAGTAGCCGACACAGCCCCATTCGAGATAGGAATCCGCCCCGATCTTATCCTGGTTGGCGATCCCCTGGCTGGCCAGATAACCGACCGGCGTGAAATGCGCCTCATAGTAGTGACTGTTGGCGCCGGTGGTGACATCGTTGTCCAGATCCATGAGCAGGTCGTAATAACCGCGGGAGCGGTTGATCGGCACGCCGTTCAATTCACGCTGATCCGCCATGTTGGGCCAGGCCGGACCGCCATAAACCCTCATGAAAAAGTAACAGACGTTGCCGACAATCTTGGCTTTGACTTCTTTGATATCCACATTGTCCGTCACTGCAGCGCCGACCTCAGAAGGGAAAAAACCGTCGACGTTGTCGACCGATTCGATCAAGAGCGGTTCAGCCAGCCAGTCGCTATCGCTTCCGTCAAGAAAAATCTGCGCCAAAGCGGGACTTGCGATCAAAGCCACACAAAACAGTAGCCACCAAGCGTTTCTCATGAGCTCCTCCTACAAAATGGTTAAAACTGCAGAGTAAATTGATGGTAGAGCTGAGTCCGCTTTCACCTCCTTTCAAACGGTTTAAACAGCTGTTTGACTGCCTTATGATCGGGCGTTTGCTATTGTGATTCTGACTGAGGTAAACCATCGAACGCGCGGTTCATTCACAAAGCCTTTCCTCAGCTCTGCGACGCCGTTTGGTTCAGAAACGTAGCCATTTCATGTCCACGATTGGCACCAGTGCCTCGCCGGTAAAATTCTTTCTTACAAAAAACGACGTCAGGTTGGAACGGGCGCTGTCGGATAGCGCCAATTTGCTCAGCAAGGCCTCATCGATGAATACCGGGTATCGTTTCTCCAATTCCGTCAACCGTTCCTGCAGCCGTTGCAGGTGCTTTTCGTGCATCAGAAGATTGTGCACCTCATGCTCGTACTTGTAAAAGCGGGTAGTGTCCACATCGGCGATAAGGAGCTCGCGCCAGCGGTTGCGGAAAAAGTCATGCATT from the bacterium genome contains:
- a CDS encoding T9SS type A sorting domain-containing protein, with protein sequence MRNAWWLLFCVALIASPALAQIFLDGSDSDWLAEPLLIESVDNVDGFFPSEVGAAVTDNVDIKEVKAKIVGNVCYFFMRVYGGPAWPNMADQRELNGVPINRSRGYYDLLMDLDNDVTTGANSHYYEAHFTPVGYLASQGIANQDKIGADSYLEWGCVGYFTPPHTENGGVANSGIKEIGYSAYDVSEVVSETDAGADYTIFESGIAKPDSAKAFAWSGTLPVEGSDDASLMNGKSYWMGHAWGYDFLEMGIELTTVQHYWKNKGRHVLNPGDVIGIAVRTETPMDDWGVDLTPRGQMLCPEIPVRPSSITFDGDDSDWAALPVLVQSVDNVDGFFPSEVGAAVTDNVDVKEVKAFVNLSENAIYWFMRLWGGPAWPNVADQRELNGVPINRSRGYYDLLLDLDNDVTTGANSHYYEAHYTPVGYLASQGIADQGKIGADSYVEWGCVGYFTPPHTEMGGVNNSGIKEISYSAYDVSEVVSETDAGADYAIFETGITDPDSAKAFKHDGMLPSMGSDDATLVDDRVYFNAHGWGNDFLEMGQSISAIKEYWRNKKGTDYFKDGDVIGIAVRTETPMDDWGVDLTPRGELLVTTVTNRPSSIQFDGDDTDWQAHPVLIESVDNVDGFFPSEVGAAVSDRVDIKEVKAFINHEEGMLYWFMRLYGGPAWPNMADQRELNGVPINRSRGYYDLLLDLDNNVTTGANSHYYEAHYTPVGYLASQGIANQDKIGADTYVEWGCVGYFTPPHTEMGGVNNSGIKEMGYSAFDVSEVVSETDAGADYTIYESGFAGPDSATALRHVGLLPILSSDDSTLTSDQLYWNAHAWGYDFLEIAHPIAPIQKYWKNKGLEVLQPGDEIGIAVRTETPLDDWGVDLTPRGVLTYTPTGIAAKRTTSLPKEFILERNYPNPFNPETTIQFTVPYAADVNVSIYNMLGQKVRTLVDAKMSSGQHSVRWNGLSDAGVPLSSGIYFYRLNAGSTVLVKSMLLLK